A window of the Acidithiobacillus thiooxidans ATCC 19377 genome harbors these coding sequences:
- a CDS encoding ISL3-like element ISAtc1 family transposase: MVPEELFSLALGLVPPWLVDHVTFTVEEKRLDLHINFPKGSRFACSVCGEECPVHDTRDHTWRHMDFFQHEAYLHARVPRVKCQEHGVHQISVPWAREGSRFTLLFEALIMTLVREMPVLTAARMVGETDKLLWRVIDHYVPEARAAVDMANVHAVGVDETSSRHGHDYITLFVDLNARRLLFATPGKDAKTFEKFSADLQAHGGSAEAITDVSMDLSPAFQKGAAEHLPNAEITFDRFHLMKLVNEAVDDVRKGEVLTQPNLKKTRWLWLKNDCNLKMKQKEKLQELLKDQNLKTAQAYQFRLTFQDIFTIKNRHQGATLLKAWLENARTSDLPPIVRVAYTIMNHWDGVLRWFESQITNGILEGFNSLIQSAKAKARGYRTHKNFINMAYLILGKLDLRLPT, encoded by the coding sequence ATGGTCCCTGAAGAGCTGTTTTCTCTCGCGTTAGGATTGGTTCCGCCGTGGTTGGTGGATCATGTGACTTTCACGGTGGAGGAGAAACGCCTGGATCTGCACATCAACTTTCCCAAAGGTAGTCGCTTTGCTTGCTCCGTCTGTGGTGAGGAGTGTCCGGTACATGATACCCGTGACCATACCTGGCGGCACATGGATTTCTTCCAGCATGAAGCCTATCTCCATGCCCGTGTACCTCGTGTGAAGTGCCAGGAGCATGGAGTGCATCAGATATCTGTTCCCTGGGCGCGGGAAGGCTCGCGTTTCACCCTGCTCTTTGAAGCGCTGATCATGACCCTGGTGCGGGAGATGCCGGTATTGACGGCAGCTCGCATGGTCGGTGAGACCGACAAGCTCCTGTGGCGAGTGATTGACCATTATGTGCCCGAAGCTCGTGCTGCGGTGGATATGGCCAATGTCCATGCCGTCGGCGTCGATGAAACCAGCAGTCGGCATGGACATGACTACATCACGCTCTTCGTGGATCTGAATGCCCGGCGACTCTTGTTCGCTACTCCCGGCAAGGATGCCAAGACCTTTGAGAAATTCTCCGCAGATCTACAGGCCCATGGTGGTAGCGCGGAAGCGATCACCGATGTGAGCATGGACCTCTCGCCGGCCTTCCAGAAAGGGGCTGCCGAGCACCTGCCCAATGCGGAGATCACTTTCGATCGTTTTCACCTCATGAAGCTCGTCAACGAGGCCGTAGACGACGTGCGCAAGGGGGAAGTCCTCACCCAGCCAAATCTCAAAAAGACCCGCTGGCTTTGGCTCAAGAACGATTGCAACCTCAAAATGAAGCAGAAAGAAAAGCTGCAGGAATTGCTCAAAGACCAGAACCTCAAGACGGCGCAGGCCTACCAGTTCCGCCTGACCTTTCAGGACATCTTCACGATCAAGAATCGCCACCAGGGGGCTACCCTCTTGAAAGCCTGGTTGGAAAACGCCAGAACCAGCGATCTGCCGCCTATCGTCAGGGTCGCCTACACCATCATGAATCACTGGGATGGCGTGCTCCGATGGTTCGAGAGCCAGATCACCAATGGAATTCTGGAAGGTTTCAACAGCCTCATTCAATCCGCCAAGGCCAAGGCTCGGGGTTACCGCACGCACAAGAACTTTATCAACATGGCCTACCTGATCCTGGGCAAGCTGGATCTCAGGCTACCCACTTGA
- a CDS encoding HlyD family secretion protein, giving the protein MKISFDMPPATPDSSNDLSVRYAASRRHVPRWRWYLIVLAVLALPVYYGIQFIHDLLVVSAPGFVQMQQVTITAGTAGHVLFVLPSGATVKSGEALCRIQPYEQNDTIAASRSNRISKSALRSLQTALNLQARVVVIRQNKVKALKKLLDEGAATTADLTEAQEQLLSAESSADQSKAALERLAAQTSVLPQVTEASRAPFTGQVIRPLVYPGQWVSHDTPILTLLSHSQPWIEAFLSPKDIRYAHPGTPATIIFSNGQHIPGVVMSVSAEASRLPPQFSVFSSTRGNTLRIKLRLKHPLQLHDVVKDMPVKVNFQAWP; this is encoded by the coding sequence TTGAAAATCAGTTTTGATATGCCACCTGCAACTCCCGATTCTAGTAACGATCTATCGGTGCGGTATGCAGCTTCTAGGCGTCATGTACCACGTTGGCGATGGTATCTTATTGTGCTCGCCGTGCTAGCCCTACCAGTATACTACGGTATTCAGTTTATCCACGATTTACTGGTCGTGAGCGCTCCAGGTTTTGTGCAAATGCAGCAAGTCACTATCACTGCAGGTACCGCTGGGCATGTTTTATTTGTTTTACCTAGTGGAGCAACCGTAAAGAGCGGAGAAGCCTTATGCCGTATCCAACCCTATGAACAGAATGATACGATTGCAGCTTCCAGAAGCAATAGAATTTCCAAAAGTGCTCTACGATCCTTGCAGACAGCGCTGAATCTGCAGGCAAGAGTGGTTGTTATACGGCAGAACAAAGTTAAGGCCTTAAAAAAACTTTTGGATGAGGGTGCAGCTACGACAGCGGACCTTACTGAGGCTCAAGAGCAACTTTTATCCGCTGAATCATCGGCTGATCAATCCAAAGCAGCTTTGGAGCGATTGGCTGCGCAAACTTCTGTCCTTCCACAGGTCACGGAGGCATCCAGGGCACCTTTTACTGGACAGGTTATCCGTCCACTTGTCTATCCAGGCCAATGGGTGTCCCATGATACCCCAATATTGACTCTACTTAGCCATAGTCAGCCATGGATCGAGGCATTTCTTAGCCCAAAAGACATACGCTATGCACATCCTGGCACACCTGCAACCATTATTTTTAGTAATGGACAACATATTCCGGGTGTCGTTATGAGTGTTTCAGCTGAAGCGAGTAGATTGCCCCCTCAGTTTTCTGTGTTTTCCTCGACGCGAGGAAATACATTACGGATAAAACTCCGTCTTAAGCACCCATTACAATTGCATGATGTTGTGAAGGATATGCCCGTAAAGGTAAATTTTCAGGCTTGGCCATAA
- a CDS encoding integration host factor subunit alpha yields MTVTKAEIAYSLMDEMGLTRLTSLELVNSLFDTIREMLASGEDVKLSGFGNFTLRDKVAREGRNPKTGEPFEIAARRVVLFKASRKVKERDSNPVAG; encoded by the coding sequence ATGACCGTTACAAAAGCAGAAATAGCTTATTCTTTAATGGATGAAATGGGGCTGACCCGTCTAACCAGCTTGGAACTGGTGAATAGTTTGTTTGATACGATACGGGAAATGCTGGCCTCTGGTGAAGACGTGAAGTTGTCTGGCTTTGGGAATTTCACGTTACGGGATAAGGTTGCCAGAGAGGGCCGAAACCCCAAGACCGGTGAACCTTTCGAGATTGCGGCTAGGCGGGTGGTGCTATTTAAAGCCAGCCGGAAGGTCAAGGAACGTGATAGCAACCCTGTCGCGGGATAA
- a CDS encoding diguanylate cyclase domain-containing protein, giving the protein MQELLISLKLDPQALQTDEKIMLYQYIREQSELRPVLDRNSKRLYRYPVIDVLSKTEELADIVLIDLLKRQTLIPRTLLDRTRECPHCGSAHPHFIDVCPQCESIEIHKTAALHCFTCGHVGPETDFQSPSGMLCPQCNTRLRHIGVDYDRPLTQYACQSCHHIFIEPKIRANCLDCGSENLPEQLIPHDISTLVLSVQGRMLLRSGASNESFTNVKTSNYVVGAYFRQTIAWSLSIQERHPDIGFGLVLFNIQNAQEIIEQIGALRAYALFDEISLRISELQRDSDLATRFGEYGLWIFLPMSSAEGFANRLKGILSTLNIPQQSNIQAEIHSLQCPQDIIPKTTVNDVMAKLSKKVQKHVG; this is encoded by the coding sequence ATGCAAGAATTACTTATAAGCCTCAAGCTTGACCCGCAAGCCCTGCAGACTGATGAAAAAATAATGCTCTACCAATATATTCGTGAGCAGTCTGAGCTTCGACCGGTACTCGATCGAAACAGCAAGCGACTGTACCGATATCCTGTGATAGACGTTCTTTCAAAAACAGAAGAATTAGCAGACATCGTACTAATCGATCTACTTAAAAGGCAAACGCTAATTCCAAGAACATTGCTGGATCGAACCAGAGAATGCCCGCATTGCGGAAGCGCACACCCGCACTTTATTGATGTTTGCCCACAATGCGAAAGTATAGAAATTCACAAAACAGCAGCTCTACACTGCTTTACTTGCGGGCATGTCGGTCCGGAAACAGACTTTCAGTCACCCAGTGGAATGCTTTGTCCTCAATGTAACACCAGACTCCGACACATCGGTGTAGACTATGATCGGCCACTGACTCAATACGCGTGTCAAAGTTGCCATCATATATTTATCGAGCCTAAGATCAGAGCGAATTGCTTGGATTGTGGATCAGAAAATCTTCCTGAACAACTGATTCCCCATGATATATCGACCCTAGTACTATCAGTACAAGGCCGGATGCTACTTCGCTCAGGAGCCTCCAACGAAAGCTTCACCAATGTGAAGACTTCAAACTATGTAGTAGGTGCTTATTTTCGCCAAACAATCGCATGGTCACTCAGCATCCAAGAACGCCATCCAGATATAGGCTTTGGGCTTGTACTTTTTAACATTCAAAACGCTCAAGAAATCATCGAACAGATTGGAGCATTGCGTGCATATGCATTATTTGATGAAATATCATTGAGAATTAGTGAATTGCAACGAGATTCTGACCTGGCAACTCGGTTTGGTGAATATGGATTATGGATATTTTTACCTATGTCATCAGCAGAAGGCTTTGCGAATAGGCTTAAAGGCATATTATCTACGTTAAATATACCCCAACAATCAAATATTCAGGCGGAAATACATTCACTACAATGTCCACAAGATATCATACCTAAGACTACGGTAAATGATGTTATGGCAAAACTCAGCAAAAAAGTACAAAAGCATGTGGGCTGA
- a CDS encoding SOS response-associated peptidase yields MCGRYALEPRKLNHIIRELALPLPGFDAHFNISPGQNVPIIRDVGAGPEWITARWGLIPHWAKEAKATYSTFNARVETASQKPTFRDSWKHRRCIIPATGFYEWQTGESGKKQPWYLGSVDGQALAFAGLWDHWTDGDSTLDSCSILVGPPEPAVSGIHDRSPVLLGDAALSLWISPALKVADIPKVFALPHAELKAQRVERVSDDGLHLLMN; encoded by the coding sequence ATGTGTGGCCGTTATGCTTTGGAACCCCGCAAACTGAACCACATCATCAGGGAATTGGCTCTACCTCTACCTGGCTTCGATGCGCACTTTAATATCAGCCCCGGCCAGAATGTGCCGATTATCCGGGATGTCGGTGCTGGCCCTGAATGGATTACAGCGCGATGGGGACTGATTCCGCATTGGGCCAAAGAAGCCAAGGCCACCTACAGCACTTTCAACGCCAGAGTCGAAACCGCCAGCCAGAAGCCCACTTTTCGGGATTCATGGAAGCATCGACGCTGCATCATACCCGCCACGGGTTTTTATGAATGGCAAACCGGTGAATCCGGCAAAAAACAGCCGTGGTATCTGGGTAGCGTAGATGGTCAAGCGCTGGCTTTTGCCGGTTTATGGGACCACTGGACCGATGGGGATTCTACGCTGGATAGTTGCAGCATTCTGGTAGGCCCACCAGAACCTGCCGTTTCCGGTATCCATGACCGCAGTCCTGTCCTGTTGGGGGATGCGGCATTGTCTTTATGGATCAGTCCTGCCTTGAAGGTGGCTGACATTCCCAAGGTGTTTGCCTTGCCGCATGCTGAATTGAAAGCGCAGCGGGTGGAAAGGGTGTCAGATGATGGGTTGCATCTGCTGATGAACTGA
- a CDS encoding DUF3854 domain-containing protein, whose protein sequence is MVDEALQSFMHDDLAHSGLTAEELKAEPLGMPALKQRIGLENALPCRGGYSIPYFNYDGSPLIDSGIPYERFRLLDIEPGSEIGKYLSPAGSKAHLYIPERFHMALMNSRLDTKVVVITEGEKKAAAACKAGIPCVAIPGITMYRDSEDRDKLSKEIRNFLVPLNDSMQIFYVVVMFDSDGYPVSTKQMPSDEEEAAKYEPLNRGKKVRNRDVFNQAFRFANLIKQSIAGLRVAYTWCYPAFSTTTGPKGGKLVVVEKQGLDDAIQNGQTDDLIKQIETVCERATAGDGEGGYIPLGMSNDGLTVALWSIPQNCLIKTSLASLNNAATLAGICGRSWLEQKFTKMVHDTVEFDVKKASMEIASICANKGAFHGGDRIFGTGVWSPDKREIVINTHNAVYLQDGSTIDRIDENRRELYVNGGAATPPPPPEHIVTDDEYARVCAKIYRDLGTWSFEKPVVMDDRLKNFPMGPSLVMGWMTMVVYLGLLERRPHMWVVGPRGSGKSRLLSYLAHMLIGYLKHTDMGSSMTEAGMRQFLQNSCFAFIIDELEKENTENGQKLLSAIEQVLKLMRAAYSASSTVFKGTADQKGIEFRIMTSVMAASIAEPALEPADRSRIVMVKLSPRVGATGQPPENLTPEESAIFFWGTIQRWGRFQHIYDLALKNWNTYAGNGDSREAETFGTVIAASMISNPKIQTDEQILTVLKVMIICLQPQLDEMRQGTAEHEIILNTLLTKNIPVEYHECDENGREHINRETHSIGGLVSNLVNGGTNSDEIRALGLVGLRVWENDGNLCLAIAHKHSGLTDLLKGSRYNKNGAWAGGLKDVPGSTWDKTVRINGMSTHCVMVPARHLALQPDNKATMPMRPNSFDTAHTIN, encoded by the coding sequence ATGGTAGATGAAGCATTGCAAAGTTTTATGCACGACGATTTAGCCCATTCCGGTTTGACCGCAGAGGAATTGAAAGCAGAACCATTGGGTATGCCTGCATTGAAGCAGCGCATAGGCTTGGAAAACGCCTTGCCTTGTCGTGGTGGTTATTCCATACCGTATTTCAACTACGATGGCAGTCCGCTCATTGATTCCGGTATCCCCTACGAGCGCTTCCGGTTACTGGATATTGAACCGGGCAGCGAAATTGGGAAATATCTCTCACCGGCAGGTTCCAAAGCGCACTTGTATATCCCAGAACGGTTCCACATGGCTTTGATGAATTCACGTCTGGACACCAAAGTGGTGGTCATCACGGAAGGCGAAAAGAAAGCAGCAGCAGCCTGCAAAGCGGGTATCCCTTGCGTAGCCATCCCCGGCATTACGATGTATCGGGACTCGGAAGATCGCGATAAGCTGTCCAAGGAAATTCGCAATTTTCTGGTGCCTCTGAACGATTCCATGCAGATTTTCTATGTCGTGGTCATGTTTGACTCTGACGGTTACCCCGTGAGTACCAAGCAAATGCCTTCTGACGAAGAAGAAGCGGCCAAGTACGAACCACTTAATCGGGGTAAGAAAGTCCGCAATAGGGACGTATTCAATCAAGCTTTCCGGTTTGCCAATTTAATCAAGCAATCCATAGCGGGTCTGCGGGTAGCTTATACATGGTGTTATCCTGCCTTTTCCACGACGACCGGACCCAAAGGCGGTAAGCTCGTTGTGGTTGAAAAGCAAGGTCTGGATGACGCCATCCAGAATGGTCAGACAGATGACCTGATTAAGCAGATTGAAACGGTCTGTGAACGGGCGACTGCAGGGGATGGCGAAGGCGGTTACATCCCCTTGGGCATGTCGAATGACGGTCTGACGGTGGCTCTCTGGTCTATTCCGCAGAACTGTCTGATTAAAACCAGTTTAGCCAGCCTCAACAATGCAGCGACACTGGCGGGTATCTGCGGCAGGTCCTGGCTGGAACAGAAATTCACCAAGATGGTCCATGACACCGTTGAATTTGACGTTAAAAAGGCGTCTATGGAAATTGCGTCCATTTGTGCCAACAAGGGCGCGTTCCACGGTGGTGATCGGATTTTCGGTACAGGTGTCTGGTCGCCGGATAAACGTGAAATTGTCATCAATACGCATAACGCGGTGTATTTGCAGGATGGTTCCACCATTGACCGCATTGATGAAAACCGCAGGGAATTATATGTGAATGGCGGTGCCGCCACCCCGCCACCGCCGCCGGAACACATCGTCACGGATGATGAGTACGCCCGTGTTTGCGCCAAGATTTATCGGGATTTAGGTACGTGGTCGTTTGAAAAGCCGGTAGTCATGGACGACAGACTCAAGAATTTCCCTATGGGTCCATCCTTAGTCATGGGTTGGATGACCATGGTGGTATATCTTGGCTTGCTGGAACGTCGTCCGCACATGTGGGTCGTAGGTCCGCGAGGCAGCGGCAAATCCCGACTACTGTCGTACTTGGCACATATGCTCATCGGTTACCTGAAGCATACGGACATGGGTTCAAGTATGACCGAAGCGGGTATGCGCCAATTTCTGCAAAATTCCTGTTTCGCATTCATCATCGACGAGCTGGAAAAAGAAAATACGGAAAACGGGCAGAAGCTTCTTTCGGCCATCGAACAAGTGCTGAAGCTCATGCGTGCAGCTTATTCGGCTTCCAGCACCGTTTTCAAGGGAACGGCAGACCAAAAGGGCATCGAGTTCCGCATCATGACTTCAGTGATGGCTGCGAGTATCGCAGAACCCGCACTGGAACCCGCCGACCGCAGCCGGATCGTAATGGTCAAGCTATCCCCGCGCGTGGGTGCAACCGGTCAGCCACCGGAAAACCTGACACCAGAGGAATCCGCCATCTTTTTCTGGGGCACGATTCAGCGTTGGGGCAGGTTTCAGCACATCTATGACTTGGCGCTGAAGAACTGGAACACGTATGCCGGTAATGGGGATTCTCGTGAAGCGGAAACCTTTGGTACTGTCATTGCCGCCAGCATGATTTCCAACCCGAAAATACAGACGGATGAACAGATACTGACGGTTCTGAAAGTCATGATTATCTGTTTGCAGCCGCAACTGGACGAAATGCGTCAGGGCACGGCGGAACACGAGATCATATTGAACACCCTGCTCACCAAAAACATTCCGGTCGAATATCACGAATGCGATGAAAATGGCAGAGAACATATTAACCGTGAAACCCATTCCATTGGTGGACTGGTAAGCAATCTGGTGAATGGCGGCACAAACAGCGATGAAATCCGCGCCTTGGGGCTGGTGGGGCTGAGGGTATGGGAAAATGATGGAAATTTATGTCTTGCCATCGCCCATAAGCACAGCGGATTGACCGACTTGCTCAAGGGGTCACGGTATAACAAAAATGGTGCGTGGGCTGGCGGTTTGAAGGACGTTCCGGGTTCCACCTGGGACAAGACCGTGCGTATCAACGGGATGTCCACCCACTGTGTTATGGTCCCCGCGAGGCACCTTGCCCTACAGCCTGATAACAAAGCCACGATGCCCATGCGTCCGAACAGCTTTGACACGGCACATACCATCAACTAG
- a CDS encoding TolC family protein, with the protein MKTLPIRLIMMWLLVICTPASAEVTVDDLVHWANYSAIDNQLAKADIDVLQQQLKIDQANQGLNLFLGSGFGNNRAVISNTSTLTYQSANMQLGLTLPLLGSAEKLEKKVMNTELSLKLAQINHKRIEGDVLNLLFTANAQLYYAEERIQFDNSFLSRKDNAKKILSYRLKEHYLLKSRQLDFDSMFDIAKRELIKNEAEKSEALLVLQELTGKTLTTYQPQAPTVSPPTDFEKVLSSAAQSAASVKSAEAVLAASENSAEKLNWEGINGNLILSQSLTKGIGVPSGFATTIGVQVDMPIDILHERSVIHREKAALIDQAQLSLRKAQLKANQDTQIALNNVQKSDMDTIASWRQLEAAFSAWQIAHLRAQAIPDDAIEKDLKKTYLLYQAAINYSYSQELLAKNIIHAENFEGKLSANKLIDKEQSETSNIQLENIQNNNVNSALNSLKHNWKKVVQAALYLGHKPIKTISNRSAKIYGWYTWNAADFIREWHNNEKFLYQTRRVELSFTPSQMQTIMELHKLPGLANFLEKAKDMGITVNWLIGEPDLVTANGRRKLMQWLPAIYALGFDGVDLDVERSQLPKNKQNIWKSGIIKTIAVIHSETGRPITLTINYKEFKNKNLINQLIGAGLSNAAIMIYISNPNRVKQIVIPILQKYSNLGSSSD; encoded by the coding sequence ATGAAAACACTGCCAATTAGATTAATTATGATGTGGCTCCTGGTAATCTGCACTCCAGCTTCTGCCGAAGTAACAGTGGATGATCTTGTTCATTGGGCAAACTATTCGGCTATTGATAATCAGCTTGCCAAAGCAGACATAGACGTTTTGCAACAGCAATTAAAAATTGACCAAGCCAATCAAGGTTTAAATCTTTTTTTGGGATCAGGTTTTGGAAATAACCGTGCGGTAATTTCTAATACATCCACTCTCACATATCAGTCTGCAAATATGCAATTAGGATTGACTCTACCATTATTGGGCTCCGCAGAGAAACTAGAAAAGAAGGTAATGAACACTGAACTTTCACTTAAACTAGCTCAGATAAATCACAAGAGAATTGAGGGGGACGTTTTAAATCTTCTTTTTACTGCTAATGCACAACTATATTACGCCGAAGAGCGAATTCAATTTGACAATTCATTTTTGTCAAGGAAGGATAACGCAAAAAAAATTCTTTCCTATAGATTAAAAGAGCATTACTTACTTAAATCAAGGCAACTAGATTTTGATTCAATGTTCGACATTGCAAAGAGGGAACTGATCAAAAACGAAGCCGAAAAAAGTGAGGCCCTGTTAGTTTTGCAGGAACTCACTGGAAAAACCCTCACCACTTATCAGCCACAAGCCCCGACTGTTTCTCCTCCAACAGATTTTGAAAAGGTGCTTTCAAGTGCCGCTCAAAGTGCTGCTTCCGTGAAAAGTGCTGAGGCTGTACTAGCTGCCTCAGAAAATTCTGCTGAAAAGCTAAATTGGGAAGGGATAAATGGAAACCTTATACTTTCACAATCACTCACAAAAGGCATTGGTGTACCTTCAGGCTTTGCTACGACCATTGGTGTACAAGTCGATATGCCTATAGATATCCTGCATGAACGTTCTGTAATTCATCGCGAGAAAGCTGCATTGATCGATCAGGCGCAGTTATCTTTAAGAAAAGCTCAACTAAAAGCAAATCAGGATACACAAATAGCCTTAAATAACGTACAAAAAAGTGACATGGACACAATAGCGTCATGGCGACAATTGGAAGCCGCATTTTCAGCTTGGCAGATAGCCCATCTTCGCGCTCAGGCAATTCCTGATGACGCCATAGAGAAAGACTTAAAAAAAACTTACTTGCTCTATCAAGCAGCAATAAACTACAGCTATAGTCAAGAATTATTAGCAAAAAACATTATTCATGCTGAAAATTTCGAGGGAAAGTTATCTGCAAATAAACTAATAGACAAAGAACAATCGGAAACGTCCAATATTCAACTAGAAAACATACAAAATAATAATGTAAACAGCGCGCTTAATTCACTGAAACATAATTGGAAAAAAGTAGTCCAAGCTGCCCTATATCTTGGTCACAAGCCAATTAAAACCATAAGCAATAGAAGTGCTAAAATTTATGGATGGTACACTTGGAACGCTGCAGATTTTATTCGTGAGTGGCACAATAATGAAAAATTTCTATACCAAACAAGACGGGTTGAATTATCTTTTACTCCCTCGCAGATGCAAACTATTATGGAGCTACATAAATTACCAGGACTGGCAAATTTTTTGGAAAAAGCCAAAGATATGGGAATTACTGTGAATTGGTTGATTGGTGAGCCTGATTTAGTTACAGCAAATGGACGCAGAAAATTAATGCAATGGTTACCGGCAATTTATGCACTTGGTTTCGATGGTGTAGACCTTGATGTTGAACGCAGTCAACTTCCGAAGAATAAACAAAATATCTGGAAATCTGGGATTATCAAAACTATAGCTGTGATTCACAGTGAAACTGGACGACCTATCACTTTGACTATTAATTATAAAGAATTCAAAAATAAAAATCTAATCAATCAGTTGATAGGAGCAGGACTTAGTAATGCTGCGATAATGATTTATATAAGCAATCCGAATCGTGTTAAACAGATTGTGATACCAATACTACAAAAATATTCAAATTTGGGCTCTTCGTCAGATTGA
- a CDS encoding glycosyltransferase family 2 protein yields MWAEAVWTFMRLMDTTKHGSGLNLALKFFPFAIILELPLYLLVLIGIIRYTLAKTRPVLWREKYPSVSCTITCYSEGRDVIKTILSLAYQEYPGFIQIIPVIDGALQNANTLSAALSCIQEVNKLPNRRLQVIPKWQRGGRVSSLNTGLMFATGEIIMALDGDTSFDNDMIQNATQHFDDPNVIGVAGCLRVRNRDKSLTTIFQNIEYMLSIAAGKTGLSEFDVVNNISGAFGVFRTSFIRITGGWDAGTAEDLDMTLRIKQHFGRHSRLRIVFDPMAIGHTDVPVTFKDFIKQRWRWDGDLFYIFIRKYRYNIRPKLLGWKNFFFILYSGLIQQILMPFIITFYTVALFILFDTGVIVGLLMFIYCVYLIALLILFIFYIIGISERISQDIKYLPFLLLYPFFAFITRVNSAFAIIQEIFIGTHYDSAMAPWWVLRKTKF; encoded by the coding sequence ATGTGGGCTGAAGCGGTATGGACATTTATGCGATTGATGGATACAACGAAGCACGGTTCCGGACTGAATCTCGCATTAAAGTTTTTTCCGTTCGCAATCATACTTGAACTTCCACTGTACCTACTTGTATTAATTGGAATAATTCGTTACACTCTGGCTAAGACTCGCCCAGTATTATGGCGTGAAAAATATCCTTCTGTATCATGCACAATCACTTGCTACTCAGAAGGAAGAGATGTTATAAAAACCATTCTTTCTCTCGCATATCAAGAATATCCTGGATTCATTCAAATAATTCCTGTTATTGATGGCGCACTGCAAAATGCTAACACTCTAAGCGCAGCCCTTAGTTGCATACAAGAGGTAAACAAATTACCAAATAGACGCCTACAGGTGATACCGAAGTGGCAACGAGGTGGACGCGTATCGTCTCTGAATACAGGCCTGATGTTTGCCACCGGGGAAATAATAATGGCTTTAGACGGCGATACCTCTTTTGATAATGATATGATACAAAATGCTACGCAGCATTTTGACGATCCGAATGTGATTGGTGTAGCTGGTTGTTTACGTGTACGCAACAGAGATAAATCACTGACAACCATATTTCAAAATATCGAATACATGCTTTCCATCGCAGCGGGAAAAACTGGACTTTCCGAATTCGATGTAGTCAATAATATATCTGGCGCTTTTGGAGTTTTTCGCACATCTTTTATTCGAATAACTGGAGGTTGGGATGCTGGTACTGCGGAAGATCTGGATATGACGCTGCGAATTAAGCAGCACTTTGGTCGGCATAGCCGTTTAAGAATAGTTTTCGATCCGATGGCTATAGGCCATACGGATGTACCAGTGACTTTTAAAGATTTCATCAAACAGCGATGGCGATGGGACGGTGATCTTTTTTATATTTTTATACGAAAATATCGTTACAATATTCGTCCAAAACTATTAGGCTGGAAGAATTTCTTTTTTATCTTATACTCCGGATTAATCCAGCAGATATTAATGCCCTTCATAATCACTTTTTATACTGTAGCACTTTTCATATTATTTGATACAGGGGTAATAGTAGGCCTTCTCATGTTTATATACTGCGTATACCTTATTGCACTATTAATACTATTCATTTTTTACATCATTGGGATATCAGAACGCATTAGTCAAGATATAAAATACTTACCATTTTTATTATTATATCCATTTTTTGCATTCATTACCAGAGTCAACAGTGCATTTGCAATCATCCAAGAAATATTTATTGGTACTCATTATGATTCTGCCATGGCACCATGGTGGGTATTACGTAAAACAAAATTCTAA